Proteins from one Ketobacter alkanivorans genomic window:
- a CDS encoding 5'-nucleotidase — MPITFDGKLVIATSSSALFDLSESHRIFNEQGLEAYRQYQIEQEDTPLEAGEAFPLVRKLLAINDMVNSNSGVEVILLSRNSADTGLRVFNSIEHWGLPITRAAFSGGKSPYQYVEAFGAHLFLSTNPGDVRAALDLGYAAASIISPSRATTKNLAAELKIAFDGDAVLFSDESEQIYQTQGLAAFTASERAAAKTPMRGGPFKPFLQALHNLQSQFSEESCPIRTALVTARSAPAHERVVRTLRNWNIRIDESLFLGGLDKGAFLKAFGADVFFDDQEGHCVSASEHVAAGHVPHGVANKPQE, encoded by the coding sequence ATGCCTATCACCTTCGACGGAAAACTGGTTATCGCAACATCATCCAGCGCTCTGTTTGATTTGTCAGAAAGTCATCGCATATTCAACGAGCAAGGGCTGGAAGCCTATCGTCAATATCAGATCGAGCAAGAAGACACGCCACTCGAAGCTGGGGAAGCATTCCCGCTGGTAAGAAAGCTTCTGGCGATCAATGATATGGTGAACAGCAACAGTGGAGTAGAGGTAATATTGCTTTCACGTAACTCGGCTGATACTGGGTTGCGGGTATTCAACTCAATTGAACATTGGGGCCTGCCGATTACCCGTGCTGCTTTTTCTGGCGGCAAAAGCCCTTATCAATATGTTGAGGCATTCGGTGCGCATCTGTTTCTGTCTACAAACCCCGGAGATGTTCGTGCTGCACTAGATCTGGGTTATGCCGCTGCCAGTATTATCTCCCCAAGCAGAGCCACAACAAAAAATCTTGCGGCTGAGTTAAAAATCGCCTTCGATGGTGACGCGGTATTGTTCTCTGACGAATCCGAACAGATTTATCAAACACAGGGGCTCGCGGCATTCACAGCCTCAGAGCGTGCAGCAGCGAAAACCCCCATGCGCGGCGGCCCATTTAAGCCGTTTCTACAAGCATTACACAATCTGCAGTCACAGTTCTCTGAAGAAAGTTGCCCTATACGCACAGCGTTAGTTACCGCGCGTTCAGCACCAGCCCATGAGCGAGTTGTGCGCACACTTAGGAACTGGAATATTCGAATAGACGAATCACTGTTTCTTGGCGGGCTTGATAAAGGCGCGTTTCTTAAAGCGTTTGGGGCGGATGTTTTCTTTGATGATCAGGAAGGGCATTGCGTCTCTGCAAGTGAACACGTTGCAGCGGGGCATGTTCCCCATGGGGTGGCAAACAAGCCGCAGGAATAG
- a CDS encoding UvrD-helicase domain-containing protein yields MTMNDHKEREQALDVGESFIVQAPAGSGKTGVLTLRILRLLTIVDNPEEILAITFTKKAAAEMRVRVMEALELASHATPPESAYDQQFYYLGRSVLQRDVERSWGLKQNQSRLRLLTIDSFCNGIVRNRPLGSGLGVQFTVAEDASELYQNASRALLASLDQDDDLGSALRRVLGQLDNQFSKLSSLVSQMLSQRDHWISDVTNIHGNMIQFRLLLEHSLRNLNQDALAAVKEAFNPDFFPELDSLAVFAENQLRLQQIEHSLLTAKASSAQHQKEQLKLLLTAKLEPRSRLDKNGGFPTGDNAAEKKENKLYKERAKALIEQIHRSGSPGLTAIQDFINLPDESLTESQWQLLEDLVLIMRFAAAHLKLEFQSQHRVDFSEIALAALATLGSADDPSDLTLILDNRISHILVDEFQDTSFIQVELLDKLTAGWEQGDGRTLFLVGDPMQSIYAFRKADVGLFIRLWYQQRLGQVPITPLVLSTNFRSSETIISWVNNVFSRVFPSRADTRKGAVTYSQSKANRTAKDEDIVALEFFSHEEKQKACATKDEARWIADTIAKTNASDSIAILAKGKAHVAPIVAELKSAGIAYQAVDIESLAHSQMITDLMSVARAYLSPNDKTAWFALMRGPWCGISLIDLQRVASVAATPWQALQILSNSDQWSVHFEAPVQHKLQHLHGLFVKAYGDRHRYSWQQSLRELVLGLGLPATANNAAELESIDLFFALLDSINTIADTPDFNALQRKLTDFFVPPEVYPEDQRVVQVMTMHKSKGLEFDVVFLPQLNRKPRGDDKPLILLDKQTAIASEEQELFLAPLESRTLQSTGSVYDYLWKLKKQRALNEAARLLYVACTRAKRKLYLSACVEKKDGDFKKPETNSLLALLFPIRDVIDSNVHTCTLSELDSPKRPFRITSDDFINMLGQSDHSAIHQPVDVSVIGESEQETGQQHRRLAGILTHRLFEQLSNNPSLYASLSPERCAHSWRQELIRMGVMESSLEAALDIVTRAIVNVQSSDNGRWLFGKTRTQDQAELSLIYQSEDSSNPLQTVSKNIIIDRTFIENETRFIIDYKLSEPEGDTDAFINQEVAHYRAQLAGYHQALYAMEASPTKLFLYFPLIDHLQEVTL; encoded by the coding sequence ATGACGATGAATGACCATAAAGAGCGGGAGCAGGCTCTGGATGTTGGTGAGAGTTTCATCGTACAGGCTCCAGCAGGGTCCGGTAAAACCGGCGTATTGACGCTGCGCATTCTGCGTTTACTTACGATCGTTGACAACCCTGAAGAAATACTTGCTATCACCTTTACTAAAAAGGCCGCAGCGGAAATGCGGGTGAGGGTGATGGAGGCACTCGAGCTGGCAAGTCACGCCACGCCACCCGAAAGTGCGTACGATCAGCAGTTCTACTATCTGGGTCGGAGCGTGCTGCAACGGGATGTAGAAAGGTCATGGGGATTGAAGCAAAATCAAAGTAGACTGCGTTTGCTCACCATTGATAGCTTCTGTAATGGCATTGTGCGGAACCGACCACTTGGTTCCGGCCTGGGTGTTCAATTCACTGTAGCAGAAGATGCCAGCGAACTTTATCAGAACGCTAGCCGTGCATTATTAGCATCTCTTGACCAAGACGACGACCTAGGTAGCGCATTGCGCAGGGTTCTTGGGCAGTTGGACAATCAGTTCAGCAAGCTCAGCTCACTGGTTAGTCAAATGCTCTCACAACGGGATCACTGGATCAGCGACGTTACCAATATTCATGGGAACATGATCCAATTCCGGTTACTGCTGGAACATTCACTTCGAAACCTGAATCAAGATGCCCTCGCTGCAGTCAAAGAAGCCTTTAACCCCGATTTTTTTCCCGAATTAGACAGCCTTGCTGTCTTTGCCGAAAACCAGCTACGCTTGCAACAGATTGAACATTCGCTGTTAACAGCGAAGGCAAGCTCAGCCCAGCACCAAAAGGAGCAGCTAAAACTATTGCTCACGGCAAAACTTGAGCCACGCTCTCGGCTGGATAAAAATGGTGGTTTTCCAACCGGAGATAACGCAGCAGAAAAGAAAGAAAACAAATTATACAAAGAACGTGCTAAAGCGTTAATCGAGCAAATTCATAGAAGCGGATCACCCGGACTGACTGCGATTCAGGATTTTATCAATTTGCCCGACGAATCCCTCACAGAATCTCAATGGCAACTGTTGGAAGATCTTGTGCTGATTATGCGCTTCGCCGCAGCGCATCTTAAACTGGAGTTTCAATCTCAGCATCGTGTCGACTTTAGCGAAATTGCGTTAGCCGCATTGGCAACATTGGGCAGTGCAGACGACCCATCTGACCTCACATTAATACTGGATAACAGAATCAGCCATATACTGGTTGATGAATTTCAGGACACATCCTTCATCCAGGTTGAACTACTGGATAAACTGACTGCTGGCTGGGAGCAAGGAGATGGTCGCACGTTGTTCTTGGTGGGTGACCCTATGCAGTCGATCTATGCTTTTCGGAAGGCAGACGTGGGCCTATTTATACGGCTTTGGTATCAGCAGCGGCTTGGCCAGGTGCCGATTACGCCTTTGGTTTTATCGACCAACTTTCGCTCATCTGAAACCATCATATCCTGGGTCAACAATGTTTTCTCACGGGTATTTCCCAGCCGGGCTGATACTCGAAAGGGCGCTGTTACTTATTCGCAGTCTAAGGCAAATCGTACTGCAAAAGATGAGGATATCGTTGCGCTTGAATTTTTTAGCCATGAAGAGAAGCAGAAGGCATGCGCAACCAAAGATGAAGCTCGATGGATTGCAGATACCATTGCCAAGACTAATGCATCTGATTCCATCGCGATCCTCGCTAAAGGAAAAGCTCACGTCGCCCCAATCGTTGCGGAACTGAAATCCGCAGGCATCGCCTATCAGGCAGTGGATATTGAATCATTGGCCCATAGCCAGATGATCACAGATCTGATGTCAGTGGCCAGGGCTTATCTTTCTCCGAATGATAAAACAGCGTGGTTTGCCTTAATGCGCGGCCCATGGTGCGGTATATCCTTGATAGATCTTCAGCGTGTGGCGAGCGTTGCGGCTACCCCCTGGCAGGCATTGCAGATCCTATCGAATTCTGATCAATGGAGTGTTCACTTTGAGGCACCGGTACAGCATAAGCTGCAGCACCTGCATGGGTTGTTTGTTAAAGCTTATGGTGATCGACATCGTTATTCCTGGCAACAATCTCTAAGAGAATTGGTTCTTGGGCTTGGTTTGCCCGCCACGGCAAACAATGCTGCAGAACTTGAATCGATCGATCTGTTTTTTGCGCTGCTTGATTCTATTAACACCATAGCGGACACGCCCGACTTCAACGCATTGCAGCGCAAGCTAACCGATTTCTTTGTGCCACCCGAAGTGTACCCAGAAGATCAGCGGGTTGTTCAAGTGATGACCATGCACAAATCAAAAGGCCTGGAATTTGATGTTGTTTTTTTACCGCAACTTAATCGCAAGCCCAGAGGCGACGACAAACCGCTCATTCTGTTGGATAAGCAGACAGCCATCGCCAGTGAGGAGCAGGAACTGTTTTTGGCACCACTGGAAAGCAGAACACTGCAGTCCACTGGTTCGGTGTACGATTACTTATGGAAACTAAAGAAACAACGAGCGCTGAACGAAGCCGCACGGCTATTATACGTTGCCTGCACAAGAGCAAAACGCAAACTATACCTGAGTGCCTGCGTGGAAAAAAAAGATGGCGATTTCAAAAAGCCAGAAACCAACAGCCTTCTGGCACTGCTGTTTCCCATTCGAGATGTTATTGACAGCAACGTCCATACCTGCACTCTATCGGAATTGGATTCACCGAAGAGGCCTTTCCGCATCACCTCAGATGATTTTATAAATATGCTCGGCCAAAGCGACCATTCAGCTATTCATCAACCTGTGGATGTCTCAGTTATCGGGGAATCTGAACAAGAAACCGGCCAGCAGCATAGACGCCTTGCAGGTATATTAACCCATCGGCTATTTGAGCAGCTTAGCAATAACCCCTCCCTGTATGCTTCACTCTCACCAGAACGCTGCGCTCATTCCTGGCGGCAGGAGCTTATTCGCATGGGAGTTATGGAATCCTCCCTTGAAGCAGCCCTCGACATCGTTACAAGGGCTATTGTCAATGTGCAATCTTCAGATAATGGCCGTTGGTTATTCGGCAAAACCCGTACTCAGGATCAGGCCGAGCTGTCACTTATTTATCAAAGTGAAGACAGTTCAAATCCTCTTCAGACCGTTTCGAAGAATATTATTATTGATCGAACGTTTATTGAAAACGAAACGCGATTTATAATTGACTATAAATTATCGGAGCCCGAAGGCGATACAGATGCTTTTATTAATCAGGAAGTGGCCCATTATCGCGCGCAGTTAGCAGGTTATCACCAAGCACTTTATGCAATGGAAGCATCACCCACCAAATTGTTCCTCTACTTTCCACTGATCGATCATCTCCAGGAGGTAACCCTCTAA
- a CDS encoding 3-deoxy-7-phosphoheptulonate synthase, producing MSQNSVDNLNVASQELLITPGQLKAEIPLTDKARDVVVKGREDVRNILDRKDHRLFVVVGPCSIHDVDAAKDYAQRLQKLAAEVSDTILLIMRVYFEKPRTTVGWKGLINDPYLNDTFKIQDGLHIARKLLVDLSEIGLPLATEALDPISPQYLQDLISWSAIGARTTESQTHREMSSGLSSAVGFKNGTDGSMTVAVNALQSVLSPHSFLGINQEGQVAIINTKGNAYGHVVLRGGGGKPNYDSVSVALAEKELAKEKLSQNIMVDCSHANSNKDPGLQPLVMENVTNQILEGNKSIVGLMVESHINWGAQKITEDHSQMQYGVSVTDACIDWETTESSIRKMREKLKDVLPSR from the coding sequence ATGTCACAGAATAGTGTCGACAATTTAAATGTCGCCTCACAGGAGTTGTTGATAACCCCTGGTCAATTGAAAGCCGAAATCCCCCTGACTGATAAAGCCCGCGATGTGGTTGTTAAAGGTCGTGAGGACGTGCGCAACATTCTTGACCGTAAGGATCACCGCTTGTTTGTAGTGGTAGGCCCCTGCTCTATTCATGACGTCGATGCCGCTAAAGATTATGCGCAAAGGCTGCAAAAGCTTGCGGCTGAAGTATCTGACACGATTTTGCTCATAATGCGGGTGTATTTTGAAAAGCCACGTACGACTGTTGGGTGGAAGGGCTTGATTAATGACCCTTACTTGAATGATACCTTCAAGATTCAGGATGGTCTGCACATAGCGCGTAAATTGCTGGTGGATTTGTCCGAGATCGGGCTGCCCCTTGCCACTGAGGCGCTGGATCCTATTTCACCGCAGTATCTCCAGGATTTGATCAGTTGGTCAGCCATTGGTGCGCGCACCACTGAGTCTCAAACACACCGGGAAATGTCTAGCGGCTTGTCTTCTGCTGTGGGCTTTAAGAACGGAACAGACGGCTCTATGACTGTTGCTGTGAACGCGTTGCAGTCGGTTCTCAGCCCCCATAGCTTTCTGGGTATCAATCAGGAAGGTCAGGTAGCCATCATCAACACCAAGGGAAATGCCTATGGCCATGTGGTGTTGCGCGGTGGTGGCGGCAAGCCCAATTACGATTCAGTGAGCGTCGCTCTGGCTGAGAAGGAACTTGCCAAAGAAAAGCTATCTCAGAATATTATGGTGGATTGCAGTCACGCCAACTCCAATAAAGATCCCGGCCTGCAGCCTTTGGTAATGGAAAACGTCACCAACCAGATCCTGGAAGGCAACAAGTCCATCGTTGGCTTGATGGTGGAAAGCCACATTAATTGGGGCGCGCAAAAGATCACTGAAGATCATAGCCAAATGCAATACGGCGTATCGGTAACGGATGCTTGTATCGATTGGGAAACCACTGAATCCAGTATCCGTAAGATGCGTGAAAAGCTTAAAGACGTGTTGCCCAGTCGTTAA
- the nfuA gene encoding Fe-S biogenesis protein NfuA, giving the protein MSNSSITVTPSAQEYLIGLLAKQDSEGMGVRIFVERPGTPHAECCMAYCASGEEDATDTKLPFEGFSAYIDAESLPFLEDAVIDYAKDRMGGQLTFRAPKSKVPQIDDDASIEQKINYYLYSEINPQLASHGGNVQLIGLVEDDTVAVLKFGGGCQGCGMVDVTLKEGIEKTLLEKIPQLKRVTDETDHSVTDNAYFK; this is encoded by the coding sequence ATGTCAAATAGTTCAATTACTGTGACCCCATCCGCCCAGGAGTATTTGATTGGGCTGCTCGCAAAGCAAGACAGCGAAGGGATGGGTGTACGTATATTTGTAGAACGACCGGGAACGCCCCATGCGGAGTGCTGCATGGCATACTGCGCCAGCGGAGAAGAGGACGCTACTGACACCAAATTACCGTTTGAGGGATTTAGCGCGTATATCGATGCAGAAAGCCTTCCTTTTCTGGAAGATGCTGTTATTGACTATGCTAAAGATCGCATGGGGGGGCAACTGACCTTCCGCGCACCCAAATCTAAAGTACCCCAGATCGATGACGACGCCAGCATTGAGCAAAAAATAAACTACTACCTGTATAGTGAAATCAATCCTCAGCTGGCATCCCATGGCGGAAACGTTCAGTTAATTGGCTTGGTGGAAGACGATACGGTTGCTGTTCTCAAGTTTGGCGGCGGCTGCCAAGGCTGTGGAATGGTCGATGTTACTTTGAAAGAAGGTATTGAAAAGACGCTGTTGGAGAAAATCCCCCAGCTGAAGCGTGTCACCGATGAAACGGACCACAGCGTGACGGACAACGCCTACTTTAAATAG
- a CDS encoding sulfite exporter TauE/SafE family protein: MDIVVYILAGAAVGFAVGVTGVGGGSLMTPLLLLFGFPPHVAIGTDLLYASITKSGGVFVHKRQGTIRWNIVFTLFAGSLPASLATIYVLHTYFQDSESYGHVLTSMLGVMLILTSIVLLFRKKIIAESHDHEATGFLAHLQRHSPRYTWVMGIALGIMVTLSSVGAGAFGAAILLLLYPRMPSIHVVGTDLAHAVPLTLVAGTGHLLLGNVDFYLLGSLLIGSLPAIYIGTKVATRLPEKFLQPMLASMLLLLGVKYAFF, encoded by the coding sequence ATGGATATCGTAGTTTATATACTGGCGGGAGCCGCTGTTGGTTTTGCTGTAGGGGTTACCGGTGTTGGCGGTGGCTCATTAATGACCCCTCTTTTATTACTGTTCGGCTTTCCGCCTCATGTTGCCATCGGTACTGATCTTCTTTATGCCTCCATCACCAAATCGGGTGGCGTCTTTGTCCATAAACGTCAAGGCACCATACGCTGGAACATCGTATTTACACTGTTTGCCGGTAGCCTGCCTGCCAGTTTAGCAACCATTTATGTCCTGCATACCTACTTTCAGGATTCGGAATCTTACGGGCACGTGCTGACCTCCATGCTTGGAGTAATGCTTATACTCACTTCCATCGTGCTGTTGTTTCGTAAGAAGATAATTGCTGAGTCTCATGATCATGAGGCCACAGGCTTTCTGGCTCATTTGCAAAGGCACTCCCCCCGCTATACCTGGGTCATGGGAATTGCCTTGGGCATTATGGTTACTTTGTCTTCGGTAGGAGCCGGGGCATTTGGGGCTGCTATCTTGCTGCTGTTATACCCTCGTATGCCGTCCATACATGTGGTTGGCACTGATCTCGCCCACGCCGTTCCGTTAACGCTGGTGGCGGGTACAGGGCATTTACTGTTGGGAAATGTCGATTTTTATCTGCTGGGGTCGCTGTTGATTGGCTCACTGCCTGCTATTTATATAGGTACCAAAGTGGCTACCCGCCTTCCTGAGAAGTTTTTACAGCCCATGCTGGCAAGTATGTTGTTGTTATTGGGGGTTAAATACGCGTTTTTTTGA
- a CDS encoding PD-(D/E)XK nuclease family protein yields MTLTTLDLQRIGANDLILTPNRRLSAWLQRDCNELMLGSGKRAWNSLKAMPVDSWLLEQYDALALIHTGDNPLPRLLSPQQSRLIWQKHLARNMEEGTDREGMVQLCIQARSLACRWQLRNEDWNQGETEENRVFACTHEAYLAELQAQNWVDAAGLAALLLRESHNHLKSYDRVFLHGFNDLSEPQLLSIGKLFERHGASVHFSGAATHPLNAHTIGLPDHQLQFKQALLWAINQYHNNPQGLFAIVIPNLQQQRSHLEKLCHDLAHANPGSLPAAWQNAINITAGRPLSSYPIISHLQLLLRAMHNALLLNEWAVLIKSPFVKGGIRQFELRDSFVCWLRSNNRPQLSWLQVQQQWHAFNSGRGENQEQSEAPLSLADASLSQVRFKKSVSQWLQWLQQTLKQLGWLSEFTLDSETYQVNQRLQETLQSMVELEGFLDNLSFSDFTQELFTQLKNTTFQPQTDTAPIQIMGVLEAASLNFDGLWVCECESQQWPQAATSNPALPRQTLRKYNMPGSGPDRELQYAKSILEGFRRCAPQVVFSWGQFQGDSQLLLSPLLEDLPATNAQATSLNAQSREQRLYEHRSAVLSVAADEVGVPLSETHSKGGSGLIKAQSLCPFKAYAEYRLGIKQEDDLQDGVKASDRGTLVHRVLEAFWEQVENYSALQHLLSNELRLSEFLHELIEKELIRFKQDVFLQPEALYALERERTFNAVSQWLLSAESSRSNFVVDKLEKRQKISLAGLELSLTADRIDVLEDGSRIIIDYKTGLKTTSSLLGERPEEPQLPLYALLDPTNTTGIYFGIVRPDKAEWHGLQSTTTAFSASALRTVKNPEEGWEEQVSAWKLSLEAIAIEYQQGVARVAPLSDSVCQFCHLGPVCRIKEHNHDDE; encoded by the coding sequence GTGACGCTGACGACACTTGATCTGCAAAGAATTGGGGCAAACGACCTCATACTCACACCTAACCGCCGCCTGTCCGCCTGGCTGCAAAGGGATTGCAATGAGCTGATGTTAGGCTCAGGCAAGCGTGCGTGGAATAGCTTGAAAGCGATGCCCGTGGATAGTTGGCTGTTGGAGCAATACGATGCTCTTGCACTGATCCATACGGGCGATAACCCGTTACCGCGCTTGCTGTCTCCACAGCAGAGCCGGTTGATCTGGCAAAAACACCTGGCGCGGAACATGGAGGAGGGCACAGATCGGGAAGGGATGGTGCAGCTTTGTATTCAAGCGCGCAGCCTTGCCTGCCGCTGGCAGCTACGAAACGAAGACTGGAACCAGGGTGAAACCGAGGAAAACCGCGTATTCGCATGCACTCACGAAGCGTATCTTGCGGAATTACAGGCACAGAACTGGGTTGATGCTGCCGGGTTGGCTGCGTTGCTTTTGCGCGAAAGCCATAACCATCTTAAGTCTTACGACAGGGTGTTCCTGCACGGGTTCAATGATCTGTCTGAACCGCAGTTGCTCAGCATTGGCAAATTATTTGAGCGTCACGGAGCCTCCGTACACTTTTCTGGCGCGGCCACTCACCCGCTCAATGCTCACACTATCGGCCTGCCAGACCACCAATTACAGTTTAAACAGGCATTACTGTGGGCCATCAATCAATATCATAACAACCCGCAGGGGCTGTTTGCGATTGTTATACCCAACCTGCAACAACAGCGCAGCCATCTCGAAAAGCTTTGTCACGATTTGGCCCACGCCAACCCCGGCAGTCTCCCTGCTGCATGGCAGAACGCTATCAACATTACTGCGGGGCGTCCGCTATCCAGCTACCCCATAATCAGCCATTTACAACTGTTGCTTAGAGCGATGCATAACGCCTTACTCTTGAATGAATGGGCCGTGCTGATCAAAAGCCCGTTTGTAAAAGGTGGTATCCGCCAGTTTGAACTCAGAGACAGCTTCGTGTGTTGGTTGCGCAGCAACAACCGGCCACAGCTAAGTTGGCTGCAAGTACAGCAGCAATGGCATGCTTTTAACTCCGGGCGTGGAGAAAACCAAGAACAGAGTGAAGCACCGTTATCGCTTGCCGACGCATCACTCAGCCAAGTCCGATTCAAGAAAAGCGTGTCACAATGGTTGCAGTGGCTGCAGCAAACCTTAAAACAGTTGGGTTGGCTAAGCGAGTTTACTCTGGATAGCGAAACCTACCAGGTAAATCAGCGACTTCAGGAAACACTTCAATCCATGGTGGAGCTAGAGGGCTTCTTAGACAACCTCAGCTTCAGTGATTTCACCCAGGAGCTGTTCACCCAGCTGAAGAACACCACATTCCAGCCACAAACAGACACAGCGCCCATCCAGATTATGGGTGTATTGGAGGCGGCCTCTCTGAATTTTGACGGGCTATGGGTGTGCGAATGTGAAAGTCAGCAATGGCCACAAGCCGCAACCTCAAACCCGGCACTGCCCCGCCAAACTTTGCGTAAATATAATATGCCGGGATCAGGCCCTGATCGTGAATTGCAGTATGCAAAATCGATTTTAGAGGGCTTTCGCCGTTGTGCACCGCAGGTTGTGTTTAGTTGGGGGCAATTTCAGGGGGATTCGCAACTTCTGCTGTCGCCACTCCTGGAGGATCTGCCTGCCACAAACGCGCAAGCAACCTCATTGAATGCACAGTCGCGGGAGCAACGATTATATGAGCACCGGTCTGCCGTGCTGAGTGTAGCGGCCGACGAGGTCGGTGTACCGCTTTCCGAGACTCATAGCAAGGGCGGCAGCGGCTTGATAAAAGCTCAGTCACTCTGTCCCTTTAAAGCTTATGCAGAATATAGGCTTGGTATAAAACAAGAAGACGACTTACAAGACGGCGTTAAAGCCAGTGACCGAGGCACATTGGTGCATCGGGTATTAGAAGCCTTCTGGGAACAAGTGGAAAATTATTCAGCGCTACAACATCTGCTGTCCAACGAATTACGGTTAAGCGAGTTTTTGCATGAGTTAATAGAGAAAGAGCTGATTCGTTTTAAGCAGGATGTGTTTTTACAGCCTGAGGCTCTTTACGCTTTAGAGCGGGAAAGAACGTTTAATGCAGTTTCCCAATGGCTGCTGAGCGCAGAAAGCAGCCGATCCAATTTTGTTGTAGATAAACTTGAAAAGCGTCAAAAGATCTCTCTCGCCGGTTTGGAGCTTTCCCTAACGGCAGACAGAATTGACGTGCTTGAGGATGGCAGCCGTATCATTATTGATTACAAAACAGGGCTGAAAACAACCTCATCCCTGTTGGGTGAGCGGCCAGAGGAACCCCAGTTGCCGCTTTATGCTTTACTGGATCCCACCAACACCACGGGCATTTACTTTGGCATCGTGCGCCCGGACAAAGCCGAATGGCATGGCCTGCAGTCCACAACAACTGCGTTTAGCGCCAGCGCCCTGCGTACAGTGAAAAACCCAGAGGAGGGGTGGGAAGAACAGGTTTCTGCCTGGAAGTTAAGCCTTGAGGCGATTGCTATCGAGTATCAGCAAGGGGTTGCGCGTGTAGCACCCCTATCAGATAGTGTGTGTCAATTTTGCCATCTTGGGCCAGTATGTCGGATCAAGGAGCACAATCATGACGATGAATGA
- a CDS encoding universal stress protein → MLNNILYAADLGLFGPFILEHVCELASRHNAQVTVVHAVEPVSVFAGALLETYVPQKDKAALKHHGYEAVMTTIRARVRQAFEEDFIDFKGSTECICDVQVYDGDACQVILDTAEKIDADLIVMGTHGGHSNRSTAIGSVATKVLQLSQVPIYLVPTTMMRESQTRPRLKKTRI, encoded by the coding sequence ATGTTAAATAACATCCTCTATGCTGCCGATCTCGGCTTGTTTGGCCCTTTCATTCTGGAGCATGTGTGTGAGCTTGCGAGCAGGCACAATGCCCAGGTTACCGTGGTGCATGCGGTAGAGCCTGTTAGTGTGTTTGCAGGGGCGTTGTTGGAAACCTATGTGCCGCAGAAAGATAAGGCTGCGTTGAAACACCATGGTTACGAGGCTGTGATGACCACCATCAGAGCCCGTGTCAGGCAGGCGTTCGAAGAGGACTTTATTGACTTCAAGGGGTCTACAGAGTGTATATGTGATGTGCAGGTCTATGACGGTGACGCCTGCCAAGTGATTTTAGATACAGCGGAGAAAATTGATGCCGATCTGATCGTGATGGGCACCCATGGCGGCCACTCAAACAGGAGCACCGCGATAGGATCGGTCGCAACCAAAGTGCTGCAGTTGTCTCAAGTGCCAATCTATTTAGTGCCTACTACTATGATGAGGGAGAGCCAAACCCGGCCTCGCCTCAAAAAAACGCGTATTTAA